One genomic segment of Cherax quadricarinatus isolate ZL_2023a chromosome 73, ASM3850222v1, whole genome shotgun sequence includes these proteins:
- the LOC128701123 gene encoding uncharacterized protein isoform X3, which yields MIWTPKYKILVILTSWASMCGVLLVLWQVPRPHATSTSLHHLSPPVHAPFPTSHAHISNPRYLQVLEGSSSGSQHLGDPAVSTTISDEGSSSSNPRLSGPLRDATVGQGSAAPAHSHLLQGWFKIPWHPVGHAAHLGHHHSIRHFNSSYVPEFNVENLKAPVKTRLRYKERRKQERLGSNTKNNKEFNKNLKEDSHKTSRERSSLKDFDTGVHSNGKEKISVITQDYKFVNEPLGYVMRNSDHDHRNDENESVKQYNSDEEDNYSERQSENRRGVYTVTSSHASFLMYNTKSTYNITPSEASALVYNSTGHMYNLTPVSDSFLENNSTRGMNVTSANISFLVYNNTRGTYNVTPTDATILVYNRIPKCASSTMQTIIRRLSRHLGFDHVSSLIYDKRQLSQDDQEQLIENLTSSVKGTPSHALSYDRHIYYTNFTALNAGRPVYINIIRDPVERFISSFYYRRSEERRNRILARGYPTLFSPSWVNRTVEQCVMHHDAECLFLPGEEKETTVTFFCGHHTFCRPA from the exons AACATCGTGGGCGAGTATGTGTGGAGTGTTGCTCGTGCTGTGGCAGGTGCCTCGACCCCATGCTACATCCACCAGCCTTCATCATCTCTCCCCGCCCGTACACGCACCTTTCCCCACATCCCACGCACACATCAGCAACCCCCGCTACCTGCAGGTGCTGGAGGGAAGCTCGAGTGGCTCTCAACACCTGGGAGATCCTGCTGTCTCCACTACGATATCTGATGAAGGCTCCAGCTCCTCTAACCCGAGGCTCAGCGGTCCTCTCAGAGATGCCACGGTGGGTCAGGGAAGCGCAGCTCCTGCCCATTCCCACTTGTTACAGGGATGGTTCAAAATACCCTGGCATCCAGTGGGTCACGCTGCCCACCTCGGCCATCACCACTCCATAAGGCACTTCAATTCTA GTTATGTTCCCGAATTCAATGTAGAAAATTTAAAGGCGCCTGTTAAGACGAGGCTGCGGTATAAAGAACGTAGGAAACAAGAAAGATTGGGGTCTAACACCAAGAATAACAAGGAATTCAACAAGAACCTGAAGGAAGACAGTCACAAGACAAGCAGAGAACGTTCTTCACTTAAAGACTTCGACACAGGTGTCCATAGCAATGGAAAGGAGAAAATCAGTGTGATCACACAAGATTATAAATTTGTCAATGAACCGTTGGGTTATGTAATGAGGAACAGTGATCATGATCACAGGAATGACGAAAATGAGTCTGTCAAACAGTACAACAGTGATGAGGAGGATAATTACAGTGAAAGGCAGAGTGAGAACAGGAGAGGTGTATACACAGTCACATCTTCCCATGCCTCATTCTTGATGTATAATACAAAATCCACATATAATATCACACCCTCTGAAGCCTCGGCCTTGGTATACAATAGTACTGGACACATGTATAACTTGACACCTGTCAGTGACTCATTTTTAGAGAACAACAGCACTAGAGGCATGAATGTCACATCTGCCAATATTTCATTCTTGGTATACAATAATACTCGAGGCACTTACAATGTTACACCTACTGATGCCACAATATTGGTGTATAATAGGATACCCAAATGTGCCTCTTCTACTATGCAAACCATAATCAGAAG GCTCTCGCGTCATTTAGGGTTTGATCATGTCTCATCTTTGATATATGACAAACGGCAGCTGAGCCAAGATGACCAGGAACAATTAATAGAGAACCTTACCTCATCTGTTAAAGGCACACCTTCTCATGCGCTAAGCTATGACCGGCACATCTACTATACCAATTTCACAGC GTTGAATGCAGGTCGTCCTGTCTATATAAACATCATTAGAGACCCAGTAGAGAGGTTCATCTCTTCTTTTTACTATCGTCGCAGCGAGGAGAGGCGCAACCGCATCCTGGCAAGAGGTTACCCAACCTTATTCTCACCCAGCTGGGTAAATAG